The Sporomusa termitida genome has a window encoding:
- a CDS encoding flagellar brake protein codes for MPGRSGLVEQYRSRIEDITEDHLVIAMPMTKSMPVMLPRGEVFFGRVVANFAAFEFTSSLLARQIQPLPVWVIAVPYNIKKIQQRAFVRVDAALPVQITELVEGEEIADTKVSAVTKDISGGGLQIATSHLWPIGTELMVNVDFPGAGPVLLRSKVMRIQQPQPDRTIFWIGIKFLEINEKDRGNIIKFIFKKQLEQRRKGLE; via the coding sequence ATACCCGGCCGCAGCGGGCTTGTCGAGCAATATCGCAGCCGAATAGAGGATATTACTGAAGATCATCTGGTGATTGCGATGCCAATGACTAAAAGTATGCCAGTTATGCTGCCGCGCGGTGAAGTGTTTTTTGGCCGCGTGGTGGCGAATTTTGCCGCTTTTGAATTTACCAGTTCACTTCTTGCCAGACAAATACAGCCTCTGCCTGTGTGGGTTATTGCTGTTCCCTACAATATTAAAAAGATACAGCAAAGAGCCTTTGTCAGGGTTGATGCGGCTTTACCTGTACAGATTACCGAGCTGGTTGAGGGTGAAGAAATCGCAGACACAAAAGTCAGTGCCGTTACCAAAGATATTAGCGGCGGCGGCCTGCAAATAGCTACCAGTCATCTTTGGCCTATTGGTACTGAATTAATGGTAAATGTCGATTTCCCCGGCGCCGGGCCGGTTTTGCTAAGAAGCAAGGTGATGAGAATCCAGCAGCCGCAGCCTGACCGGACAATATTCTGGATAGGGATCAAATTCCTGGAAATTAATGAAAAAGACCGGGGCAATATTATTAAATTTATCTTTAAGAAGCAGCTTGAGCAACGCCGCAAAGGCTTAGAGTGA
- a CDS encoding chemotaxis protein CheW, protein MSEVTYSGNEVQLVVFKLGREEYGVSILQVQEIKRMTDITRVPHSPEYIKGVINLRGSVLPVIDLKKRLNLPPMDYTDDTRIIIVKVEDIIIGMIVDAVSEVTTIDQMSIEPPQTVVGGIAADYLTGVGKMEDRLLILLNVEAIIGIGQEVKAG, encoded by the coding sequence ATGTCTGAAGTAACATATTCCGGCAATGAGGTACAGCTGGTTGTATTTAAACTGGGGCGCGAAGAGTACGGCGTCAGCATTCTGCAAGTCCAGGAAATTAAGCGGATGACCGACATAACCCGGGTGCCCCATTCACCTGAGTATATAAAAGGCGTAATTAATTTGCGCGGCAGTGTATTGCCGGTTATTGACCTCAAGAAGAGGTTAAATCTGCCGCCTATGGACTACACCGATGATACCCGCATTATTATTGTAAAGGTTGAGGATATCATCATTGGCATGATTGTCGATGCCGTATCAGAAGTAACGACGATTGATCAAATGAGCATTGAACCGCCGCAAACAGTAGTAGGCGGCATTGCTGCCGACTATTTAACCGGGGTCGGCAAAATGGAAGACCGGCTGTTAATATTGTTAAATGTTGAGGCAATTATCGGCATTGGCCAGGAAGTTAAGGCTGGTTAA
- a CDS encoding chemotaxis protein CheA, which produces MDISQYMGMFLEESREHLQTLNNCLLDLENDPGSLAVLDEIFRSAHTIKGMSATMGFTTIAELTHEMENVLDLLRKGTVPANDDVTDTLFKCVDTLEQLVENVASNSDKPIEIKPLTAKLAAIARGDFSAAPNKQAAPSMTGLSEAEAVSAEPIKFDATEIHVVKAAKQQGMECYDVQIELREGCLLKSARAYMVMNALEELGEVIKSIPAVEDLERENFDYSFQVVIVTGVDSERIEQAVTSISEVEKVCVASSVIAANQEMAPHAVAQPERTLTNKNDKQPLKDRGEKPAVNDANSNVADKKLKSGQSVRVDIDKLDSLLNLVGELVINKTRLEQIGITHRLAELVETIEQMDRVTTDLQAVVMKVRMVPVGQVFNRFPRMVRDLSRELNKEVNLIIQGEETELDRTVIDEIGDPLVHLLRNSIDHGIEQPAERQAKGKNPIGEIRLIARHEGNNVIIMVEDDGKGINADIIKQKALEKNLITQAEADKMEQSEAIRLVFLPGFSTADAVTDVSGRGVGMDAVKTKIESLGGMVDVETKINEGSKFKIRLPLTLAIIQALLVKVCDEIYAIPLGSIDSTINITPENIKTIQSQEVILLRGQIIPIVRLSKVLNSPDTCVHNQDELFVVIVHMGENRAGIIVDTLIGQQEIVIKSMGKLLAGIKVIAGATILGNGQVALILDVGALKQ; this is translated from the coding sequence ATGGACATCAGTCAATATATGGGTATGTTTTTAGAAGAGTCGCGTGAGCACCTGCAGACACTAAATAATTGCTTGCTTGATCTCGAAAACGATCCGGGAAGCTTGGCGGTGCTTGACGAAATCTTTAGAAGTGCCCATACCATAAAAGGTATGTCGGCCACGATGGGCTTTACAACGATTGCCGAACTTACACATGAGATGGAGAATGTTCTTGATTTGCTGCGCAAAGGAACAGTACCGGCCAATGACGATGTTACTGATACTCTGTTCAAATGCGTAGACACACTGGAACAGTTGGTCGAGAATGTCGCTTCAAACTCAGATAAACCAATTGAAATCAAACCACTTACCGCTAAGCTGGCCGCCATCGCCAGAGGTGATTTTTCCGCAGCTCCCAATAAACAGGCAGCCCCGTCTATGACCGGCTTGTCAGAAGCAGAGGCTGTATCAGCAGAGCCTATTAAATTTGATGCTACCGAAATACATGTTGTTAAAGCGGCCAAGCAACAGGGCATGGAGTGCTATGATGTTCAGATAGAACTGCGGGAAGGCTGCCTGCTTAAATCTGCCCGGGCTTATATGGTCATGAATGCTTTAGAGGAGCTGGGGGAAGTCATCAAAAGCATTCCGGCGGTTGAGGATTTGGAAAGAGAGAACTTTGATTACAGTTTTCAGGTTGTTATTGTAACCGGGGTGGATTCTGAAAGAATCGAGCAGGCAGTAACCAGTATTTCAGAGGTTGAAAAGGTTTGCGTTGCTTCATCGGTCATTGCGGCTAACCAGGAAATGGCACCGCATGCTGTTGCCCAGCCGGAACGCACGCTAACAAACAAAAATGATAAGCAGCCGCTTAAAGACCGGGGAGAAAAGCCGGCAGTTAATGATGCCAATAGTAATGTGGCTGATAAAAAACTCAAAAGCGGCCAGTCTGTCCGGGTGGATATTGATAAGCTGGATAGTTTGCTCAATCTTGTAGGTGAGCTGGTTATAAATAAAACCAGGCTGGAGCAAATTGGCATAACCCACCGTCTGGCTGAGTTGGTTGAGACTATTGAACAAATGGATAGGGTGACCACCGACCTGCAAGCGGTAGTAATGAAGGTCAGGATGGTTCCGGTTGGCCAGGTTTTCAACCGTTTTCCCCGGATGGTCCGGGATTTGTCGCGTGAACTGAACAAAGAAGTTAATCTCATCATTCAAGGTGAAGAAACTGAACTTGACCGTACCGTTATTGATGAAATCGGCGATCCTTTGGTCCATCTGTTACGCAACTCCATTGATCATGGCATTGAGCAGCCTGCGGAAAGACAGGCTAAAGGCAAAAACCCTATCGGTGAAATCAGGCTGATTGCCCGGCATGAAGGCAATAATGTTATTATTATGGTCGAGGATGACGGCAAAGGCATTAATGCTGATATTATTAAACAGAAAGCGCTGGAAAAGAATCTTATTACTCAGGCTGAAGCCGATAAAATGGAACAGTCGGAGGCAATCCGGCTGGTGTTCTTACCGGGGTTCTCCACCGCTGACGCCGTTACCGATGTTTCGGGACGGGGTGTCGGGATGGATGCCGTTAAAACCAAGATTGAATCGCTGGGCGGTATGGTGGATGTTGAGACCAAAATTAATGAAGGCAGTAAGTTTAAGATTCGTTTGCCATTGACTCTGGCCATTATTCAGGCGTTATTGGTTAAAGTGTGTGATGAAATTTATGCGATTCCCCTTGGTTCCATTGACAGCACGATTAACATTACGCCGGAGAACATAAAAACGATTCAGAGTCAGGAGGTTATCCTGCTCAGAGGGCAGATTATTCCGATCGTGCGGCTGTCTAAAGTGCTTAACTCGCCTGACACCTGTGTTCATAATCAGGATGAATTATTTGTTGTAATCGTCCATATGGGCGAGAATCGTGCCGGCATTATTGTGGATACACTGATCGGCCAGCAGGAAATAGTCATCAAATCGATGGGGAAATTGCTGGCTGGCATTAAAGTGATTGCCGGTGCTACGATTTTAGGCAATGGTCAGGTAGCACTTATCCTGGATGTCGGTGCTTTAAAGCAATAG
- a CDS encoding chemotaxis protein CheC yields MSEDILKLSPLQLDALREIGNVGAGNAATALSQLINQKIDMTVPEVSILPLGEVPEVVGGPDAMVAGVYLRVFGPAPGSILFLLPRESAFYLVDMLMGRNQGETQLLNSMDESALMEIGNILAGAYLNALSYFTKLTLLPSIPALAIDMAGAILSVILIQLGQMGDHALVIETEFTTDNDGVKGHFFLIPDPGSLNTILTAIGVKE; encoded by the coding sequence TTGTCTGAAGATATACTGAAACTTTCACCATTGCAGTTAGATGCACTGCGGGAGATTGGTAATGTCGGCGCCGGCAATGCAGCAACAGCCTTATCTCAGCTCATTAATCAAAAAATTGATATGACAGTGCCTGAGGTGTCAATTTTACCTTTGGGTGAAGTGCCTGAGGTTGTGGGCGGTCCTGATGCAATGGTTGCCGGTGTTTATCTTAGGGTTTTTGGTCCGGCGCCCGGAAGTATTTTATTTCTCCTTCCCCGCGAAAGTGCTTTTTACCTGGTTGACATGCTGATGGGACGCAATCAGGGGGAGACTCAGCTTCTTAACTCCATGGATGAATCGGCTTTAATGGAGATTGGCAATATTTTGGCAGGCGCCTATCTGAACGCTTTGTCCTATTTTACCAAGCTGACCTTACTGCCTTCGATTCCGGCCTTAGCTATTGATATGGCTGGCGCCATCTTAAGCGTCATTTTGATTCAGCTGGGACAAATGGGCGACCATGCGTTAGTCATCGAGACTGAGTTCACTACCGATAATGATGGTGTGAAAGGTCACTTTTTCCTTATTCCTGACCCAGGCTCCCTCAATACAATTTTGACGGCAATCGGGGTGAAGGAATAA
- a CDS encoding chemotaxis protein CheD — protein sequence MAELIKVGMADYKVGRNPDSLISYGLGSCVGIALFDPTAKVGGLAHIMLPDSTQARSADNLAKFADTALPVMLNEIIKLGGLKSRITAKIAGGSQMFTFTNTTDIMRVGERNADAVRAVLKKLEIRVIAEDTGGNYGRTVELRLDNGVFRVKTIDKGEKQL from the coding sequence ATGGCTGAACTGATAAAAGTTGGCATGGCTGATTATAAGGTCGGGCGGAACCCTGACAGTTTAATCAGCTATGGCTTAGGGTCCTGTGTGGGTATTGCTTTATTTGATCCTACCGCCAAGGTTGGTGGTTTGGCACATATTATGCTGCCTGACAGCACGCAAGCCCGCTCGGCCGATAACCTGGCAAAATTTGCCGACACGGCGTTGCCGGTAATGCTTAATGAGATTATTAAACTGGGCGGTCTCAAATCACGTATTACCGCCAAAATTGCCGGCGGTTCCCAAATGTTTACCTTTACTAATACCACTGATATCATGAGAGTCGGCGAGCGCAATGCCGATGCAGTTCGGGCCGTGCTTAAAAAGCTGGAAATCAGGGTTATAGCCGAAGATACTGGAGGAAACTATGGACGCACTGTCGAATTAAGATTAGACAACGGTGTCTTTCGGGTTAAAACAATTGACAAAGGTGAGAAACAATTATAG
- the flhA gene encoding flagellar biosynthesis protein FlhA, translated as MAAQQSTLFAGLEKYSDIMVSVAIITIVVMMIIPLPTLLLDLLLTLNITLALIIVMVAIYNVEPLEFSVFPSLLLITTLFRLALNVSSTRLILLDGHAGEVIAAFGNFVVGGNPVVGFIVFVILIIIQFIVITKGAERVAEVAARFTLDAMPGKQMSIDADLNAGLISDKEARDRRKNIQREADFYGAMDGASKFVKGDAIAAIIIIIINIVGGFIIGMVQRDMDVLHALQTYTLLTVGEGLVNQIPALLISTATGIVVTRAASEANLGKDLTRQIINNPRVFFIAAGVLGLLGIIPGLPGIPFFALSLITGSIGYALIRTQQTEVQKEISQQEAKEKEEVRKPENIISLLQVDPMELEIGYSLIPLVDVSQGGDLLDRVVMIRRQCALELGLIVPTIRIRDNIQLKPNIYVIKLKGIEIARGELMLDHFLAMDSGAAFEPVPGIETVEPAFGLPALWIQEAYREQAELAGYTVVDPVSVLATHLTEIIKSYAAEILGRQEVQTLIESVKQNNTAVVEELTPNLLSLGEIQKVLANLLREKVSIRDLVTIFETLADYAQLSKDTEMLTEYVRHGLARQISKQYVNNNVLTCLTVDPQLENMIINSVQRTEQGSYVALEPQTTQALITALTNELPKLTNMGYQPVVLTSPGARLYLRKLTERVAPNLTILSYAELNAKIEVQALGMVRL; from the coding sequence ATGGCTGCTCAACAATCCACGCTGTTTGCGGGTCTGGAAAAATACAGTGATATTATGGTATCGGTAGCTATCATTACCATTGTGGTCATGATGATTATTCCCCTGCCGACACTGCTGCTTGACCTGCTTTTAACACTGAATATCACCTTAGCCTTAATCATTGTCATGGTGGCTATCTACAATGTAGAGCCACTGGAGTTTTCCGTATTTCCCTCACTCCTGTTAATTACAACCCTGTTCCGGCTGGCACTTAATGTATCTTCAACCCGTCTTATTTTGCTGGATGGTCATGCCGGCGAGGTGATTGCCGCTTTTGGTAACTTTGTAGTGGGTGGCAACCCAGTCGTCGGTTTTATCGTCTTCGTAATTTTGATTATCATTCAGTTTATTGTTATCACTAAGGGCGCTGAGCGGGTCGCCGAGGTTGCGGCCCGGTTTACCCTTGATGCCATGCCCGGCAAACAAATGAGTATAGACGCGGACCTTAACGCCGGACTTATCAGTGACAAGGAGGCCCGCGACCGCCGTAAAAATATTCAGCGGGAAGCGGATTTTTACGGGGCCATGGACGGGGCCAGCAAATTTGTTAAAGGGGATGCCATTGCCGCCATTATTATTATTATCATTAATATTGTCGGTGGGTTCATTATTGGCATGGTCCAGCGGGATATGGATGTTTTGCATGCACTGCAGACCTATACTTTATTAACCGTTGGTGAGGGCCTGGTTAACCAGATCCCGGCCCTGTTAATATCCACTGCCACCGGCATTGTTGTAACCCGGGCCGCTTCGGAGGCTAATCTGGGTAAGGACCTGACCAGGCAAATTATCAATAATCCCCGGGTGTTTTTTATCGCCGCCGGTGTTTTGGGATTATTGGGCATTATTCCCGGCCTGCCGGGAATTCCGTTCTTTGCGCTGAGTCTTATTACCGGCAGCATTGGCTATGCCCTTATCAGGACCCAGCAGACTGAAGTGCAAAAGGAAATATCCCAGCAGGAAGCGAAAGAAAAAGAGGAAGTAAGAAAACCGGAAAACATTATTTCTTTGCTGCAGGTTGACCCGATGGAGCTGGAAATTGGCTATAGCCTGATTCCGTTAGTGGATGTCAGTCAAGGCGGTGATTTGCTGGACCGGGTAGTCATGATTCGCCGCCAGTGTGCTTTGGAGCTGGGCCTGATTGTGCCAACTATTCGCATACGTGACAATATTCAGCTCAAACCGAATATCTATGTGATAAAATTAAAAGGGATTGAGATTGCCAGGGGGGAGTTAATGCTTGATCATTTCCTGGCGATGGATTCAGGGGCAGCTTTTGAGCCGGTCCCGGGCATTGAAACTGTTGAACCTGCTTTTGGCTTACCGGCCCTCTGGATTCAGGAAGCCTACCGCGAGCAGGCGGAACTGGCCGGTTATACTGTCGTTGATCCGGTTTCCGTACTGGCAACACATCTTACTGAAATTATCAAATCCTATGCAGCCGAAATTTTGGGCCGCCAGGAAGTACAAACATTAATTGAATCAGTGAAACAAAACAATACGGCTGTTGTTGAAGAATTGACGCCAAATCTCTTATCCCTGGGCGAGATTCAAAAAGTACTTGCCAACTTATTACGCGAGAAAGTTTCTATCCGGGATTTGGTAACGATTTTTGAAACCCTGGCCGATTATGCGCAATTATCGAAAGACACAGAGATGCTGACTGAATATGTCCGGCATGGCCTGGCCCGGCAAATATCCAAGCAATATGTAAACAATAATGTGTTAACCTGCCTGACGGTCGATCCCCAGCTGGAAAATATGATCATTAACTCTGTGCAGCGTACCGAGCAGGGCTCCTATGTGGCCCTGGAACCACAAACAACGCAAGCCCTCATTACGGCCCTTACGAATGAACTGCCGAAGCTTACCAATATGGGCTATCAACCGGTGGTACTTACAAGTCCGGGGGCTAGATTATATTTGCGGAAATTAACAGAACGTGTGGCACCCAATCTAACGATTTTATCCTATGCCGAATTAAATGCGAAAATCGAGGTGCAGGCGCTGGGGATGGTGAGGTTGTAG
- a CDS encoding MinD/ParA family protein produces MSDQAERLRQMTQNSSIPKSPIIKQGPKSRVITVTSGKGGVGKTNFTVNLALALAAFGQKVLVIDADFGMANVEVVLGCSSSYNVLNLLEDGLSLTDVVTEGPRGIKFMAGGSGMYHLANMSDIHLQHIVSQISLFDNWADIVLIDTGAGLSRNVLNFVIAADEVIIITTPEPTAITDAYAMMKAYGAQQGIAPLRLVVNRILDLDEGQMVVDKLMRVSQRFLQVSVNNLGYVYEDRNMVKAVKNQVPLLLTFPDSISSRCIANIAQRLLSVSGEAPQRPRGMKGFFRKFLEFIG; encoded by the coding sequence ATGAGTGATCAAGCCGAAAGATTACGTCAAATGACACAAAACTCTTCGATCCCGAAAAGTCCTATTATCAAGCAAGGACCGAAGAGCCGGGTAATTACAGTTACCAGCGGCAAAGGTGGTGTGGGCAAAACCAACTTTACCGTAAATTTAGCCCTGGCTTTAGCGGCGTTTGGGCAAAAGGTCCTGGTGATTGATGCTGATTTTGGGATGGCTAATGTGGAGGTTGTCCTGGGATGCTCTTCTTCTTATAATGTTCTCAATTTATTGGAAGACGGACTCAGTCTTACTGATGTTGTCACAGAAGGGCCACGGGGCATAAAATTTATGGCCGGCGGCTCAGGGATGTACCATTTAGCTAATATGAGTGATATTCATTTACAGCATATTGTGTCACAAATATCTTTATTTGACAATTGGGCCGATATCGTCCTGATTGACACCGGCGCCGGCCTTAGCCGGAATGTCTTAAATTTTGTCATCGCTGCCGATGAGGTTATTATCATTACGACCCCGGAGCCAACGGCAATTACCGATGCCTATGCGATGATGAAAGCCTACGGGGCGCAGCAGGGCATTGCACCGCTGCGGTTAGTTGTTAATCGTATTCTGGATCTTGATGAAGGTCAGATGGTTGTTGATAAATTAATGCGCGTATCGCAGAGATTTCTGCAGGTATCGGTCAATAACCTCGGCTATGTGTATGAGGACCGCAATATGGTTAAAGCTGTTAAAAACCAAGTGCCGCTGTTGCTTACCTTTCCAGATTCCATCTCATCCCGGTGTATTGCCAATATTGCCCAGCGCCTGCTTTCTGTTTCTGGTGAAGCCCCTCAACGCCCGCGGGGCATGAAAGGATTTTTCCGTAAATTTTTAGAATTTATAGGGTAG
- a CDS encoding protein-glutamate methylesterase/protein-glutamine glutaminase, translating to MIKVLVVDDSVFMRKLLSDLFAGEPDFIVVDTARNGKDALEKVKRLKPDLITMDVEMPVMDGITALQSVMKECPTPVVMISSLTKTGAEATLQALELGAVEFVAKTAGPISNITGIRAEILSKCRAAVKVNMARLTKLPLLTAGVFSKVPLTTGGAGDEHIVAIGTSTGGPRALQEVITKLPGNIPCGVVIVQHMPPGFTRSLAERLNSLSAVTVKEAEQNDMIRPGLVLIAPGDYHMLVEREGGKAVVKLNQNPPLGGHRPAVDPLMESVARIFGSKAIGVILTGMGHDGAKGIQAIKRQNGQTIAEDQSTAVVFGMPKSAIEMGVVDKITPITGVTAEILKALTK from the coding sequence TTGATAAAGGTACTGGTTGTTGACGATTCAGTATTTATGCGCAAGCTGTTGAGTGATTTATTTGCCGGCGAACCGGATTTCATCGTTGTCGATACTGCCCGCAACGGTAAAGATGCGCTTGAGAAAGTCAAGCGCCTTAAACCTGACTTAATTACCATGGATGTCGAGATGCCGGTTATGGACGGCATTACGGCATTACAGTCTGTTATGAAAGAGTGTCCGACACCGGTGGTTATGATTAGCAGTCTGACTAAAACCGGTGCTGAAGCTACCCTGCAGGCCCTGGAGTTAGGTGCGGTCGAGTTTGTAGCCAAAACTGCCGGCCCCATTTCCAATATCACAGGCATCAGGGCTGAGATATTGAGCAAATGCCGGGCAGCGGTGAAGGTTAATATGGCTCGACTCACAAAACTGCCGCTGCTGACGGCCGGTGTGTTCTCTAAGGTTCCCCTGACTACCGGCGGAGCCGGTGATGAACACATTGTTGCGATTGGCACATCCACAGGCGGACCGCGGGCTTTACAGGAAGTGATCACCAAACTGCCCGGCAATATTCCCTGCGGCGTTGTTATTGTTCAGCATATGCCGCCGGGCTTTACCCGGTCATTGGCTGAACGCCTGAATTCATTGTCGGCTGTTACTGTTAAAGAGGCCGAGCAAAATGATATGATTCGTCCGGGACTGGTGTTGATTGCACCGGGCGATTATCATATGCTGGTAGAACGAGAAGGGGGGAAGGCTGTTGTTAAACTCAATCAAAACCCCCCGCTTGGCGGGCACCGGCCGGCAGTAGACCCGCTGATGGAATCAGTGGCCCGTATTTTTGGCAGCAAGGCAATTGGTGTTATTTTGACCGGTATGGGGCATGACGGCGCTAAAGGCATCCAGGCGATCAAGCGTCAGAACGGTCAGACTATTGCTGAAGATCAATCAACGGCAGTTGTATTTGGCATGCCGAAGTCGGCGATTGAAATGGGCGTAGTTGACAAAATAACGCCTATCACTGGTGTAACCGCTGAAATTCTTAAAGCTTTAACCAAGTAA
- the flhF gene encoding flagellar biosynthesis protein FlhF — MKVKLFTAHNMAEAMVQVKQDLGRDAVILHTRRFRKGGILGFFGKEMVEVMAALDSPAAAPVPGKRIPIAAPPAADDTQVTALQLEMSTLRKMMEQMLCQLPRTGNSSSPLLDLLIKNDIEPLIAANLVKGLPDDQSIAGSEQDIVRKLLIDRIINCLQKTDGIKVSSTGCKTVALIGPTGVGKTTTVAKLAANFALKEGYKVALITADTYRIAAVEQLKIYGDIIGIPIDIVYSPDELKAALYRHSDKNLVLIDTAGRSPSNHYQLAELQALLAVDPYIETHLVISTSTKYKDALEIVNKFSVCSPQKFLFTKVDEASNIGTILNLLYHFPTTVSYMTTGQSVPDDIELASSTKLANMILRD; from the coding sequence TTGAAGGTTAAATTATTTACAGCACACAATATGGCGGAAGCCATGGTTCAAGTCAAGCAGGACCTGGGCAGGGATGCGGTGATTCTGCATACCCGCCGTTTTCGGAAAGGTGGAATTCTGGGTTTTTTCGGTAAAGAAATGGTAGAAGTAATGGCGGCATTAGATTCGCCGGCAGCAGCCCCTGTTCCGGGAAAAAGAATCCCGATCGCTGCGCCGCCGGCTGCCGATGACACGCAGGTAACTGCTTTGCAGCTGGAAATGTCCACGCTGAGAAAGATGATGGAACAAATGTTATGCCAGTTACCAAGAACAGGGAACAGCTCATCGCCATTGCTGGACTTATTAATAAAAAATGATATTGAACCGCTTATTGCTGCCAATCTGGTAAAAGGTTTACCTGATGATCAATCGATTGCCGGCAGTGAGCAGGATATTGTCCGTAAACTGTTAATTGATCGAATTATCAATTGCCTGCAAAAAACAGATGGTATTAAAGTCTCGTCGACAGGCTGCAAAACAGTGGCTTTGATTGGTCCGACCGGTGTTGGCAAAACGACGACAGTTGCAAAGCTGGCGGCAAATTTTGCCTTAAAGGAAGGGTATAAGGTCGCGTTAATCACAGCCGACACTTACCGTATTGCCGCCGTTGAGCAACTGAAAATTTATGGTGATATTATCGGTATTCCGATCGACATTGTCTATTCACCGGATGAGCTTAAAGCCGCCCTCTACCGGCACAGCGACAAGAATCTTGTTTTAATTGATACCGCCGGCCGCAGTCCCAGCAATCACTATCAGCTGGCCGAGCTGCAAGCCTTGTTAGCCGTTGATCCGTATATTGAGACACACCTTGTGATCAGCACCTCCACTAAGTATAAAGATGCATTAGAGATAGTAAATAAGTTTTCCGTTTGCTCCCCGCAGAAGTTTTTATTTACCAAAGTCGATGAAGCCAGTAATATTGGTACAATCCTTAATTTGTTGTACCATTTCCCCACCACAGTATCTTATATGACTACCGGACAGAGTGTTCCTGATGATATTGAGCTGGCTAGTTCTACTAAATTAGCAAATATGATTTTGAGGGATTAA